The following are encoded together in the Panthera leo isolate Ple1 chromosome B4, P.leo_Ple1_pat1.1, whole genome shotgun sequence genome:
- the LOC122224591 gene encoding keratin, type II cytoskeletal 73: MNRQFTYKSGAAAKGGFSGCSAVLSGGSSSSYRAGGKGLSGGFGSRSLYSLGGARSISLNMASSSGRAGGYGFGRNWASGFAGSMFGSVALGPVCPTVCPPGGIHQVTVNKNLLAPLNVELDPEIQKVRSQEREQIKALNNKFASFIDKVRFLEQQNQVLETKWELLQQLDLNNCKNNLEPILEGYISNLRKQLETLSGDRVRLDSEQRSMRDVVEDYKKRYEEEINKRTTAENEFVVLKKDVDAAYMSKVELQAKVDALDGEIKFFKCLYEGEIAQIQSHISDTSVILSMDNNRNLDLDSIITEVRAQYEEIALKSKAEAEALYQTKFQELQLVAGRHGDDLKHTKNEISELTRLIQRLRSEIESVKKQCSNLETAIADAEQRGDCALKDARAKLDELEAALHQAKEELARMLREYQELMSTKLALDVEIATYRKLLEGEECRMSGEHTNSVSISVISSTVAGTTGTGAGFGFSGSGTFGYRPSSVSGGYGMLSGACVTGSGNCGPRGEAKTRLGSASEFKDAQGKTSALSSPTKKTTR, translated from the exons ATGAACCGCCAGTTCACCTACAAGTCGGGGGCTGCCGCCAAGGGGGGCTTCAGCGGTTGCTCGGCAGTGCTCTCAGGGGGCAGCTCGTCCTCCTATCGGGCAGGTGGCAAAGGGCTCAGCGGGGGCTTTGGAAGCCGGAGCCTCTACAGCCTGGGGGGCGCCCGGAGCATCTCACTCAACATGGCCAGCAGCAGTGGGCGGGCAGGGGGCTATGGGTTTGGTCGAAACTGGGCCAGTGGCTTTGCTGGCAGCATGTTTGGCAGTGTGGCCCTCGGGCCTGTGTGTCCAACTGTGTGCCCTCCAGGGGGCATCCACCAGGTCACTGTCAACAAGAACCTCCTGGCCCCCCTCAACGTGGAGCTGgaccctgagatccagaaagTGCGCAGCCAAGAGCGGGAGCAGATCAAGGCTCTGAACAACAAGTTTGCCTCCTTCATCGACAAG GTGCGGTTCCTGGAACAGCAGAACCAGGTGCTGGAGACCAAGTGGGAGCTGCTACAGCAGCTGGACCTGAACAACTGCAAGAACAACCTAGAGCCCATCCTCGAGGGCTACATCAGCAACCTGCGGAAGCAGCTGGAGACGCTGTCCGGGGACAGGGTGCGGCTGGACTCGGAGCAGCGCAGCATGCGGGACGTGGTGGAGGACTACAAGAAGAG GTATGAGGAGGAAATTAACAAGCGCACAACTGCCGAGAATGAATTTGTGGTGCTTAAGAAG GATGTGGATGCGGCTTACATGAGCAAGGTGGAACTGCAGGCCAAGGTGGATGCTCTGGATGGAGAGATCAAATTCTTCAAATGTCTGTATGAAGGG GAGATTGCTCAGATCCAGTCCCATATCAGTGACACATCTGTCATCCTGTCCATGGACAACAACCGGAACCTGGACCTGGACAGCATCATCACTGAGGTCCGCGCCCAGTATGAGGAAATAGCCCTGAAGAGCAAGGCCGAGGCTGAGGCCCTGTACCAGACCAAG TTCCAGGAGCTCCAGCTAGTAGCTGGCCGGCATGGGGATGACCTCAAGCACACCAAGAATGAGATCTCCGAACTGACTCGGCTTATCCAAAGGCTGCGCTCAGAGATTGAGAGTGTGAAGAAGCAG TGCTCTAACCTGGAGACGGCCATCGCCGATGCCGAGCAGCGGGGCGACTGCGCCCTGAAGGATGCCCGGGCCAAGCTGGATGAGCTGGAGGCCGCCCTGCACCAGGCCAAGGAGGAGCTGGCCCGGATGCTGCGGGAGTACCAGGAGCTCATGAGCACGAAGCTGGCCCTGGACGTGGAGATCGCCACCTACCGCAAGCTGCTGGAGGGCGAGgagtgcag GATGTCTGGAGAACACACCAATTCTGTGAGCATTT caGTCATCAGCAGCACGGTGGCCGGGACCACGGGCACAGGAGCTGGCTTTGGTTTCAGCGGTTCTGGCACCTTTGGTTACCGGCCCAGCTCTGTCTCGGGGGGCTATGGCATGCTGTCCGGGGCCTGTGTCACTGGCAGTGGGAACTGTGGCCCCCGCGGAGAGGCCAAAACCAGGCTGGGCAGTGCAAGCGAATTCAAGGACGCCCAGGGGAAGACCTCAGCTCTGAGCTCCCCCACCAAGAAAACCACAAGATAA